The genomic DNA TAAGTTGTTGCAAGTTGTTGTAGTAATACCACAACAGTGATTGTAGCATTAGTTTCAAAGTCAGTTGCTATCTGTTTATCTTGACAATACTTACTGGCAAAGTGATAATAGTGTTACTTTGTTAAAGGGTCACTTATTTCAGTAGAATAAATGTCTAGAATGTTGGGCATTTTTGAGTACTCACTGCATCTCACTGTCTTTAAGACTTTTGGTCACTttcattttgtgttgtttctttaTTTGGTGGGTGATGACCCAGACCAGGAGGCCAATGGCACCACAGAACAACAGTGCACCAATGATAGCCCCAGCAATGACTCCATCGTTTATCTCTGTGGAATATTAAGGTGAGGATTTGTGATGAGCCACTTTCCAAATGTTATATGTTTGAAGTAAACTGAACCACACATTTCACATAATATTAAATGACTTACAAATACTGTAAATCTTCATAGAATGGCCAGGCAGACTGTTCAGGTTAATTATTGAAAAGTACAGTAGATGACAAATGTGCATGAATTGACTGTATATAGGGGTTTTCTGCACATCAGTGGACTCAAAGCACTTTACAATTTCTTGCAtcacattcacacgcacacactcctacactgATGATGGACGCTTCCATGCAAGGCATCTCCGTTGGGAGCAGCTTGGGTTTTAGTGTCTTCCTCATTGGCACTTCAAGAAGGACAGGAGAAACCTGCAGTCCCCCAGTTGCTGAATGACTCCTCTGGCTTCTGAGTCACTGTTGTTCCCAGAATCAAATGCATTTATATTCTTGCTCATGAATGAATTGTAGCTCTTGATATTGACctcaaccacatacacaccacatacacacctatgTCACATAATTAATGTGATTAGTTGAAGGAGAGAAAACAATGATAGAGCTGACATTGATTGACTGATTTTCAACATGTGATCGATCTGACATTTTTCCATTGTCTAGGTAAATGACCTGCAAACACCAAGAGCGACTAGGCTGGTTTTTGCATAATTCACCACTATGAGAAAATGTGGGGTGATTGAaatgttaaaggaattatccggagtaaaatgcactttagatcaatttacggatgattgggaggacatacgttgagttgacatccaaatcatgtcattcggttgcaacgtacgctcGCCAATACGTCATCGatacgcctctttatgcagacaggattcgatccccatttcgcgcccatagacatgaactaagacgaagtatcttgctccgccttaacaatctttggtgttACTtcacactcagcaatcgactcctacggactttcccctgaagattgcagcaaagatggcaacatttccggaaaggtactggcttgatgaaattcattctggactctctatccgaccacataaagacctcgggatacttcggtttggctttagggaccctctactcactaccacgtaagtgtaatgttgtttggaactgtagaagaggtataaaatagcgttttgtagggcgaaatgacatgccagcgtcacttccaggctaacgaagttttgactaaaagcggtaacatcgaactttctcaaaacacatccgaatgacatgatttggatgtcaactcaacgtatgtactcccaatcatctgtaaattgatctaaagtgcattttactccggataattcctttaaatatGACCAAATTTTTTGCTTTTGTCAAACATGGTCCTCTGTAGTCATTTACCTTCACTCAGATCTATGGTGCAGCTAGCTGTACCAACACCATTAGATGCCACACACTGGTATTCTCCGAACTGAACCTGGGAGATGTTCTGAATAGCCATGGTCCCTTTCTTGATATCTGTTAAAAGAAATTATAGAAAAAGAGATTTTGTTATTTCTGTCAAGTATTCTAAGTATCATTCACAGACACTAACTTTATGCAACAGATGAAAAGAACTGAACAGACTAtacaaaataatatataatttattatattatcagGGTGTAGAGTAGACCTTGAATGCCCTTAATCTGGCCATCCTTCACATGTGTCCAGGTGTAGGTGGGTGGTGGATTTCCCTCTTTACTATGGCAGGTGAGTATGACTTGATGACCAGTTGCTACTTCTCCATGATGGGAACAGTAAGGAGCCGAAGGCTTCACTGgatatattacaaaaaaaacacaaaaaaattagATATCACGCAACGCATCAGTAGTTTTTCACTCACCACAGCATCTCTGCACCCAAGTAGCAGTGTTTCGGCTGTAATTCGCCCTAATATAGTCACAAGTCAATATCTGCCTAGGAAATCGCCTAGTCTTAATCTGCATTGCTATTTGTACTCGTTATGAATATGCAGGCCACAATAAGAAATtaggttttttctttttttcggtTGGCTCACTTTTACTCACGACATGCTATCCGGCAACAAAGGATTCCATTCACTATGCTAAGCTAACCTAGCTGGGGTGCTGGCGGACTACGACAATGCATGCACGGAGACAAAAAGGTTTTTGCtcacttatctaactctaggggagacggtgaataacccaatttcataaaacggtggcgtgttcctttaacagtTTATATTGAACTTGAATTGACAGTTCACATTATGTATTCCATTATGTATTCCATATACAGTTCCATTATGACCGCCACCAGAGATAGTTTTTCCCCTTATGAAATTTTTGGGGATCTGTACCTGTGCACTTGATATAAATCTGGACGCACTTCTAACCCCACTTGGCCGATAAAGAATATAAAGTCTTGAGCACCATGGATCACAtcgcccaccccccaccccatgaAACGTAAAATTCTCACACTTGCACATTTGCCATCAGGACATTTTGAGTATTGATCCATTTACCCGCATAGGTCATGAACATGCCAAACTGCATGTTTCCAACCTCAGCAAAATCATTTGTGGAATTGCTGTGCATAAGCAACAAGctatataatacattttatagtcCATCTTTAGTGTGGACAACCCCTATAGTTGAGTGGCATGATGCTATGTAATGTAGCCAACATGATcagaaggtttttttttattaacatcAGCCTGTGAGCTATTTTTATCTGCTGATTCTGTTTTAGATGGTAGGTGTTGTAATGTATTGTTTGTATACACATATTTCTATTTGTGACCAATATTAATCACCTTTGtagagaaagaaaaagtaaTAATGGGTGTTTATCATGTATATATGGCTTTTAAACAAATCTGTTGATTTACCCAGAACATTGACAACAACGGTCATCTCATTCCTCCCCTCAATATCAGGCATATTATTCACTTCACAGCTAAACATTCCTGAGTCGTTTTGCTGCATGTTGTCAATAGATATTGTGGCATTCTTTGTCATTGCTGGATTAGAGAGCATCTTCAGCCTGCCTTGGAACGCAGGAATAATGACTGTGGTCCCACCTTCATAGAACAAGATCTGAAGGATTAGATGAAAATCTTAATTataataatgtttctatacaaaatgatAACAGGTTAACATTAACTAGACAACAATCCACCTCAGACTCAAGCAGTTGTTCaaattacagacacacacacacacacacacacacacattcatacatacatacatacatacacagattcacacacacacacacacacacacacacacacatacatacactacacatacatacacacacacacacacacacatacacacatacatacatacatacatacatacatacacacatacatgcatacacacatacatacacacatacttacatacatacatacataaacacatacacacacacatacatacatacatatacacacatacacacatactgtacatacacatattcaaacaaatcatttacAATGCTTGCAGGAGGACACAAACTATATCATTAACAAACTGCAGGTGAGATGGCTGAATGGTTTCATAAAtcaaatactactactactactaataataataataataataataataataataacaacaatacctGTGTAACATACTGTAACAGATCTATACACTGTattatattacagtaatattaCAGGAGTATTTTGTGAGATTTAATAAGAAAACAATCTGGCATTACAAACTCTGAAATTCCAAACTCACCCTTAATGCATGTTTTACAATACAATAAGTTATCAAATTGTTATCACACATCCATTGTCTAAAATGTAAAACAAAGCCTTTGTTATCAATATTGGACATAAAGTTGTGTATTTTTTAGTGTCAGgttctgttttcattaataaCTCTGTTCTGTGCATTAGTGCAACCACAAACAGAAAGCCAAGAGGTTTTGGCAGGTGAACACTATGttactataaaaaataaatattaatttagTCAACATTTTTTGATGATGCCAATGAATGGGATTTAGGAC from Alosa alosa isolate M-15738 ecotype Scorff River chromosome 20, AALO_Geno_1.1, whole genome shotgun sequence includes the following:
- the LOC125284910 gene encoding V-set and immunoglobulin domain-containing protein 1-like, coding for MRSTNIFLLCNMLGIVHSITVTVPERSVNVTERGTVFLACTFTTTAPTKNLIVQWFFTENLGTGQSKQILFYEGGTTVIIPAFQGRLKMLSNPAMTKNATISIDNMQQNDSGMFSCEVNNMPDIEGRNEMTVVVNVLVKPSAPYCSHHGEVATGHQVILTCHSKEGNPPPTYTWTHVKDGQIKGIQDIKKGTMAIQNISQVQFGEYQCVASNGVGTASCTIDLSEEINDGVIAGAIIGALLFCGAIGLLVWVITHQIKKQHKMKVTKSLKDSEMQPMKASRTTHQVKEDGDENPAM